CGACATTTACCCATCCAAAGGTAACATTTGGGTATGTATCTGCACCTGCACATTCAAAGACAGACAGAGAGTATAAAATCAAAAGGTTGTGTTTAGGAacaagaatttgattttggttttcatGGTGTTGCTTAGGTCCTAATGTTACTTTATCTTGGATTTTGTAAAGGCAGTGGTCTTACATCCATGTTTAGCACTTTAGGCAATGCTCTATTTTTCGTCCTTGACTTTTAGCCATCATGAATTGGTAGATGTCTCTGTATCGGTGGCATAATTCAAAAAgagagaaggaaaaaaaataccaTTTATCAAGCTCAAGATCGCAGCAGAACTTGTGTTCAGGGTTGGCTGCAATAGTGGACCAATTACCATAGCTGGGTTTATGGTAACCATATCAATTCCCTTTTCTTTCACAAATTTCCAGGCAGCATCCTCAGCCAAAGTCTTTGAAAGAACATACCATTGCTATAGAAACGAAATGACCAAAGAAGGTGATAAGAAAGTCAATTTACTTAGCTTCCGAAAAACAAGATCGTCACACACTAAGTTATAAACATGAATGCAAAGAATCACATTTCGTTTCAAAGTTTCGATTAAAACAGGGACATAGTTCTAGTGACTGAAACAAAAAAGGTAACAATGCTAGATCCTTACTAACACGATCGAGGCCTCTCACAACAAATATAGAAAGTAAAGATTCACCTGCGCTTGCCTGCAAAATTCTGGGTCAGACCACCATGTCTCATCGATTACCACTTCCGGCGATCGAGGTTTACTATTGAAAGCAACGGCAGCCATAGAAGATGTTAAAACAACCCTTTTAACTGATGGCGCTTTAGCGCATGCGCGAAGCACATTGAGTGTCCCTTTTAGTGCAGGATCAATCAATTCTGCCTGATGGAAGTGAAAGCTGAATTAATATGCAAATGCTAGCTGAACACAATGAAGTCAGCTGATAGGTAGTAGTAAATATGTTGGAAAAAAACTGTAagatataaaattaaatctgACCAACACTAgctttatttatgttttattctATCAGAccataaattttttatgtacCATTCAAGTGacaatcaaggaaacttcccaTCTTTGATTTTCCTCTTAATTCTAGGacttcttttaataaaatatggttcCACAATTATGTGGCCATTTTGATACCTCTAATGCTTCCATAATCATGGAATCCTATTTTTCTTTGGTTTCACCTGAGTAGTGCATATTCTTTCATAAACGGCCACACCAAGTGAATGAAAAAATAGAAGGGGCAGTAACCTGTGGATCTGTGACTCCATGGTAAAAAGGAGACGCGGTATGAAAAACGCCATCACATCCATCAACGATGGCATCAAAAGACCCTTCTTCCAGTAGATTTGCTTTTATCAATTCAAGTCTCTCCTTGGCCCCGTCAAGTGCTAATAAGTGCTGTGTTTTATTAGGATCATCTGCAGATCATTCCAGAATGTCAATATGTCATCAACAGCAAGATTCTGATGCAACTATAACAGATTAAAAATACAGCTCGACTTCTTCACTTTTCACAAATTGTGACATTAACTTGTAAGTGTGTCTTATGGACGGATAATAGATGCTACCCTTGGGGTAGACCAATCCTTACATCACATGAAAAAATGTGCCCCTGGCCATTGGATCTACCTTAGCATCGAAGCTATCCTAATTAACACATGAGTGCAGGTAAGGCAAAACTTATTTACTTAGGCTATGTTTGGTGTGTAGGATAGGATAACTAATTGGATTGATGACAAAACTCAAGGTAAGGATATATAATGTGTTGTGATAAAGCATgttttgtttggtaagattttaatgagtatgataaattttacattttttgttgTTAAGACAAAAATACCCTAAACTAGCATTGATGATAATTTGgtatataaaatgatatttgtagCAATGCTTTCAAAATCATGTGTtttgttaataaataaatattttataaaattttaaattataaattatgtatttatttgataatttatttttttaataaaaattaatatgattttgcattttatctcatttttaatattgatttctaattatttttttctctattttttttaaattttatttagtttcatcatgaaattatttatgtgatgtttatgcaaataaaaaaaaaataaaccatcaaagaataaaatccaAAATTGTAGATCTCTCATGTTGATTTTTTGTAGGCAAAATggtaatttatgttatattttaggaATTAGATTGTCAATCCCTCCAAAACAATGGGATATCTTTTCAACcaaataggttttttttttatcatgagcTTCTTGATTAATTGGGTCCATAAAAAATGAGACAAACATGAGATTAATAATCTATCCTTGACTTATCACTCACACCAAACATACCCTTGTAGAATAAAGTATAATACAAATATACAAGAGAATAGTCTTGCGTTCAACTTAAAGATCTATCCAAGGTTCTTCATTTAGTGTCACTACACGGCAATCAGGGCGAACCCAGAGGAGAACGAGGGAGCGGTTTCCCTCATTGAAAAAAAGCTTGTTTTAAAACCCCATATTTCGCCTCATACTTGTTGGAGAAAACCCATAAACTGCATAATCCATCAtgctaaatcattaagaatttgactgaaaattTAAGCGTAAGCGTACCTGAAGCCATAATTctgaattctttagaacgtgtcttgatcttccagatctacgCACTCTTTCCTTGAGAGAAACctttaattttcttttctaaactattttcttaatgagGAAGAGAATAGAGAACGTCATAGAGCGTGATCTGGGGACCATgacccatatatatagataatgctTATCATTATCTTCCGATATTTCTGTTTTAAcccatcataaaaacagaaattacacttaTGTCTCTACATATTAAAGGTGCACAAcctattagatacattaaaTCCCAATAACCCGAAACCTTAgttgatcactttattttgggcTTAACTTAATAGAAAACCCACAACGCATAATAATTCACATATAAgcccatataaataaaattgatccaacaatcTCTTACTTGAACTATATTTGCaaccttataattatgtttgtgaaaataacCTCAAAATTGTTGTCATTCCGAAACGTATATATAACCAATTTGGTCCTTCAATCACATCAACATAGGATCAAAGCAGTTTTCGTTACACTCAAGGTAACAGGACCCATCAATGGTCACGTATGCCAACACAACTGAATGACATGGATCATGAAGTAGATGTGTAGCATGGAAATTTCATGCAATGTGACCGTAAAATGCCTATTTCCAACTGGTCCTCCTTAGTGGCCTTTCAATGCCATCAACAATGTGCAGTCCCGTGACAATTTTGAAGCCATATTCCATGATTGATGCCTCATAACACGCTACAAACTCAGCTGCCATGGTGGAAGAGGCTATAAGTGACTGTTTAGCACCCTACCAGGAAATGGCACCTTCAGCAAAGAGATAAATGTAGCCCGACGTATATTTCATACAATCTTGGCATCCAGCAAAATCGGAGTCAGTATACCCAATGATATCAAGTTGATCCAACCTCCGTTATATGAGCATGTAATCTTTTGTTCTCTGTAGGTACCGTAAAACCCTTTTGACTGCTTTCCAATGTTCCACTCCCGAATTACTTAAATATCGTCTCAACATTCCTGTCACGTACGCAATATCTGGACGTGtacaaacctgagcatacatcagACTCCCCACTACAAATGCATATGGAATCTTCTGGatttctttttcctcaaaa
This window of the Primulina huaijiensis isolate GDHJ02 chromosome 3, ASM1229523v2, whole genome shotgun sequence genome carries:
- the LOC140973229 gene encoding phenylacetaldehyde reductase-like, which gives rise to MKTVCVTGASGYIASWLVKFLLQRGYTVKASVRDPNDPNKTQHLLALDGAKERLELIKANLLEEGSFDAIVDGCDGVFHTASPFYHGVTDPQAELIDPALKGTLNVLRACAKAPSVKRVVLTSSMAAVAFNSKPRSPEVVIDETWWSDPEFCRQAQQWYVLSKTLAEDAAWKFVKEKGIDMVTINPAMVIGPLLQPTLNTSSAAILSLINGADTYPNVTFGWVNVEDVANAHILAFENPLASGRYCMVENVAHYSDIVEILRELYPTFHLPEKCADDKPFPPKYQVSKERVKGLGIELISFKDSIKETVESLKMKNFFNAV